The proteins below are encoded in one region of Halodesulfovibrio sp. MK-HDV:
- a CDS encoding DEAD/DEAH box helicase, translating into MVGLMQEDKDIVAEYVDALRKSERLGDQVVFHKVLPDVDAEYAENRRPWAQAIKDMLAMQGIKYLYAHQTLATDHIRAGRHVVVATPTASGKSLVYNLPVIERFLQDPDARGLYLFPLKALAQDQLKTFKSLTAHWPKEARPEAAIYDGDTTPHFRKKIRTKPPTVLMTNPEMLHLSILPHHEQWIEFLASLQFIVVDEVHTYRGVMGSHMAQLFRRLLRVCKQYGITPTFIFCSATVGNPAELCENLTGIAPTVITESGAPQGKRHFVFMDPHQSPSSAAISLLKSALMRNMRTIVYTQSRKMTELISMWAGQKSGAFKDRISAYRAGFLPEERREVEQKMASGELLAVISTSALELGIDIGALDLCILVGYPGSIMSTMQRGGRVGRKNQESAVMLVAGEDALDQYFMRHPKEFFSRPPECAVLNPHNPVILRRHLECAAAELTLRTSEEWMREPEVVAAVHELEQCGLLLRDAEGTTIFAAKKRPHRHVDLRGAGNNFHIESEDGTIIGSVDGVKAFKETHPGAVYLHKGQTWSITELDFATRTAKAKKGRVNYYTRTRCNKSTEILEVIDQTLVWGTRLCFGKLRVTEIISGFEKRSVQGGKLLGITPLELPPLVFETEGIWFEVPLGVQRNVENEFLHFMGSIHALEHAMIGILPILVLTDRNDLGGISTPMHAQVGKPAVFVYDGMEGGAGLTRHAFTMAHEIFERTLAAVRDCGCELGCPSCVHSPKCGSGNRPIDKVGSIFLLEEMAKGFFTPPADEIFEVEPLPQPLAPPSRIAPKVLTAEAGNTITPAQTSDSKTQTEPRDITTPARYAVLDIETQRSAQEVGGWNRAELMRVSVAVLYDSKEDKFIHYMEEDMPELLEHLKDYDCIIGFNIIRFDYKVLSAYADYNLQSLPTLDLLDEIRKRLNYRVSLDNLGSATLNAPKSADGLQALKWWKEGKIEEIATYCEADVRITRDIYLYGKEHGYLLFTNKAKQKVRIPIAW; encoded by the coding sequence ATGGTCGGACTTATGCAAGAGGATAAGGATATAGTCGCGGAATACGTTGACGCGTTGCGCAAATCAGAGCGTCTTGGTGATCAGGTGGTGTTTCATAAAGTGCTGCCTGATGTTGATGCCGAATACGCAGAAAACCGCCGCCCGTGGGCGCAGGCAATTAAAGATATGCTCGCAATGCAGGGCATAAAATATCTTTACGCGCATCAAACTCTCGCAACAGATCATATCCGAGCGGGTAGACACGTTGTCGTAGCTACACCGACAGCAAGTGGCAAAAGTCTGGTATACAATCTGCCTGTCATTGAGCGATTTTTACAAGATCCTGATGCGCGCGGGCTGTATCTTTTTCCGTTAAAGGCATTGGCGCAGGATCAGTTAAAAACATTTAAATCCCTGACCGCGCATTGGCCTAAAGAGGCTCGACCGGAAGCTGCTATTTATGATGGCGACACCACGCCACATTTCCGCAAAAAAATTCGCACAAAGCCACCTACCGTACTCATGACGAATCCGGAGATGCTGCACCTTTCTATTCTGCCGCATCACGAGCAGTGGATTGAATTTCTGGCCTCCCTGCAATTTATTGTTGTGGATGAGGTACACACATATCGCGGCGTTATGGGCTCTCACATGGCGCAACTTTTCCGCAGATTGCTCCGCGTATGTAAACAATACGGAATTACCCCGACCTTTATCTTCTGCTCGGCAACTGTGGGAAACCCTGCGGAGCTATGTGAAAACCTTACAGGCATTGCACCTACCGTAATCACTGAAAGCGGTGCGCCGCAAGGTAAACGCCATTTCGTGTTTATGGACCCGCATCAAAGTCCTTCTTCAGCCGCCATTTCTTTGCTCAAATCCGCATTGATGCGCAATATGCGCACGATTGTGTACACGCAATCGCGCAAGATGACCGAACTCATTAGCATGTGGGCCGGACAAAAGTCCGGTGCGTTCAAAGACAGAATTTCCGCCTACCGTGCGGGTTTCCTGCCTGAAGAACGTCGGGAAGTTGAACAAAAAATGGCCAGTGGTGAACTTCTCGCAGTAATTTCCACCAGTGCCTTGGAACTTGGAATCGACATCGGTGCGCTCGATTTGTGTATTCTAGTGGGCTACCCCGGTTCCATTATGTCGACCATGCAGCGTGGTGGACGAGTTGGACGTAAGAATCAAGAATCTGCGGTCATGCTTGTGGCTGGCGAGGATGCGCTCGATCAATACTTCATGCGGCACCCTAAAGAATTTTTCTCACGTCCACCGGAATGTGCTGTTTTGAACCCGCACAACCCCGTGATCCTAAGACGCCACCTCGAATGTGCCGCAGCAGAACTGACTCTGCGAACTTCTGAGGAATGGATGCGGGAACCGGAAGTCGTAGCAGCCGTGCACGAATTAGAACAGTGCGGTCTTCTTTTGCGGGATGCTGAAGGCACAACAATTTTTGCGGCAAAAAAGCGCCCGCATAGACATGTTGATCTCCGCGGCGCTGGAAACAATTTTCATATTGAGTCTGAAGACGGCACCATCATCGGCAGCGTCGATGGAGTAAAAGCCTTCAAAGAAACACACCCCGGCGCAGTCTATCTACATAAAGGCCAAACTTGGTCGATAACTGAGCTTGATTTTGCTACCCGTACAGCCAAAGCGAAAAAAGGTCGCGTGAACTATTACACACGCACCCGCTGCAACAAGAGCACAGAAATTTTAGAGGTCATAGACCAGACGCTCGTCTGGGGAACCCGCTTATGCTTCGGCAAGCTGCGCGTTACGGAAATCATCAGCGGGTTCGAAAAGCGAAGCGTACAAGGCGGCAAGCTTCTCGGCATTACCCCGCTAGAGCTTCCACCGCTGGTATTTGAAACAGAAGGCATCTGGTTTGAAGTACCACTTGGCGTTCAACGTAATGTTGAAAACGAATTTCTACATTTTATGGGATCAATCCACGCGCTAGAGCACGCAATGATCGGAATCTTACCGATTCTCGTACTCACAGACCGCAACGATCTCGGCGGCATTTCAACCCCCATGCATGCGCAGGTAGGCAAGCCAGCAGTGTTTGTTTACGACGGAATGGAAGGCGGCGCAGGGTTAACAAGGCACGCATTCACCATGGCGCATGAAATTTTTGAACGCACTCTCGCTGCTGTTCGCGACTGTGGCTGTGAACTCGGTTGTCCAAGCTGTGTGCATTCTCCCAAATGTGGCTCTGGTAACCGACCAATCGATAAAGTTGGAAGCATTTTTCTCCTCGAAGAAATGGCAAAGGGATTCTTCACCCCGCCAGCAGACGAAATCTTTGAAGTGGAGCCATTGCCCCAGCCACTAGCACCACCCTCGCGTATCGCGCCCAAAGTGCTCACAGCCGAAGCTGGAAACACCATAACACCAGCACAAACTTCGGATTCAAAAACTCAAACCGAACCGCGCGACATAACAACTCCCGCCCGCTACGCTGTACTCGACATCGAAACGCAGCGTTCAGCGCAAGAAGTCGGCGGATGGAACCGTGCCGAGCTCATGCGAGTATCCGTCGCAGTGCTCTACGATTCCAAAGAAGACAAATTTATCCATTACATGGAAGAAGACATGCCCGAGCTACTCGAGCATCTTAAAGACTACGACTGCATCATCGGATTCAACATCATCCGGTTCGATTACAAAGTACTTTCAGCCTACGCCGACTACAATCTACAGTCCTTGCCAACGCTTGATTTACTCGACGAAATCCGCAAGCGACTAAACTACCGTGTATCTCTCGACAACCTCGGGTCAGCGACGCTCAATGCACCCAAGTCTGCCGACGGGCTTCAAGCACTCAAATGGTGGAAAGAAGGAAAAATCGAGGAAATCGCAACCTACTGCGAAGCCGATGTTCGCATAACTCGCGACATCTACCTCTACGGCAAAGAACACGGGTATCTGCTCTTTACCAACAAGGCGAAACAAAAAGTCCGCATACCAATTGCTTGGTAG
- a CDS encoding Na+/H+ antiporter NhaC family protein — translation MRLRHLLLLLSAVGILFVTAPAFAADSSKGAANSQLFGFWTLVPPLVAIILAFISRNVVLSLFLGVFSGAMMLETNGMDIYHGLLGSFQRVSLEILGSLADSWNAGIVLQCLAIGGLIAVVSKMGGTLAVAEALAKKAKGPRSAQFFTWVMGLVIFFDDYANSLTVGPIMRPVTDRMRVSREKLAFIIDATAAPIAGIALISTWVAYEIGLIKDGFEQIGIQMNAYGAFVETIPYRFYNIFILFFVLAGIMLLREYGPMYKAEVRARKHGKVLADNASPMASEETTQLEPGSHVVPSIWNAIIPIGTLIVAAFLGFYFNGLSALDNAELLAKIDAAPFSFFAIRECFGASDASVVLFQAALLAGIVAMTMGICKKVFSIEEAITTWILGIKSMTITAVILLLAWSLSGIIKELGTAMWLVSVLSDTLPAFMLPSIIFILGSIISFATGTSYGTMGILMPLAIPLAWAINPDQAYLLLNISAVLTGAIFGDHCSPISDTTILSSMGSACDHIDHVRTQLTYAVSVGAISILFGFLPAGLGLSPMITLPVGLIAVVGMLFLFGKRLPDAS, via the coding sequence ATGAGATTAAGACATTTGTTGCTACTGCTTTCTGCAGTAGGAATTCTTTTTGTTACAGCGCCAGCATTTGCTGCTGACTCAAGCAAAGGCGCTGCTAACTCACAACTTTTTGGATTTTGGACATTGGTTCCGCCGCTGGTAGCAATCATCCTTGCATTTATCAGCCGTAACGTAGTGCTGTCCTTATTCCTCGGTGTATTTTCCGGCGCAATGATGCTTGAAACCAACGGCATGGACATTTACCACGGCCTGCTTGGTTCCTTCCAGCGTGTTTCCCTCGAAATTCTTGGCTCATTAGCTGATTCATGGAACGCTGGTATCGTACTCCAGTGTCTTGCAATCGGTGGTCTTATTGCGGTTGTATCCAAAATGGGTGGTACACTCGCAGTAGCAGAGGCGCTTGCTAAAAAAGCAAAAGGCCCTCGTAGTGCCCAGTTCTTCACATGGGTTATGGGTTTGGTTATCTTCTTTGATGACTACGCAAACTCACTGACCGTTGGCCCTATCATGCGTCCGGTTACTGACCGTATGCGCGTATCCCGCGAAAAGCTTGCATTCATCATTGATGCTACAGCAGCTCCAATCGCCGGTATCGCACTTATTTCTACTTGGGTTGCGTACGAAATTGGTCTTATCAAAGACGGTTTCGAACAGATTGGTATTCAGATGAACGCATACGGTGCTTTCGTTGAAACCATCCCATACCGCTTCTACAACATCTTTATTCTGTTCTTCGTACTCGCAGGCATTATGCTGCTCCGCGAATACGGTCCTATGTATAAAGCTGAAGTACGCGCACGTAAGCACGGAAAAGTGCTCGCTGATAACGCAAGCCCAATGGCTTCTGAAGAAACAACTCAGCTCGAACCGGGCTCACACGTTGTCCCTTCCATCTGGAATGCAATCATTCCAATCGGTACTCTTATTGTAGCTGCTTTCCTCGGATTCTACTTCAACGGTCTCAGCGCTCTTGATAACGCTGAACTGCTCGCAAAAATCGACGCTGCTCCATTTAGCTTCTTCGCTATTCGTGAATGCTTTGGTGCTTCCGATGCATCCGTTGTTCTGTTCCAGGCTGCACTGCTTGCCGGTATCGTGGCGATGACCATGGGTATCTGCAAAAAAGTGTTCAGCATTGAAGAAGCAATTACGACTTGGATTCTGGGTATCAAATCCATGACCATTACAGCTGTTATCCTGCTCCTCGCATGGTCCCTTTCAGGTATCATCAAAGAGCTCGGTACTGCTATGTGGCTCGTAAGCGTACTGTCTGACACATTGCCTGCATTCATGCTGCCGTCCATTATCTTCATTCTCGGTTCCATCATCTCCTTTGCGACAGGAACCTCTTACGGCACAATGGGTATTCTCATGCCGCTGGCTATTCCGCTGGCGTGGGCTATTAACCCTGATCAGGCGTACCTGCTCCTCAACATCAGTGCTGTTCTGACTGGTGCTATCTTCGGTGACCATTGTTCGCCTATTTCAGATACCACCATTCTGTCCTCCATGGGCTCCGCATGTGACCATATCGATCACGTTCGTACCCAGCTGACTTACGCAGTGTCCGTAGGTGCAATATCCATCCTCTTCGGCTTCCTGCCAGCAGGTCTCGGCCTCTCCCCGATGATTACTCTGCCAGTCGGCCTCATCGCTGTAGTTGGTATGCTTTTCCTCTTCGGTAAACGCCTGCCAGACGCTAGCTAG
- a CDS encoding AMP-binding protein gives MQAFELREKTLGQILDDTVAKYPENDAVVYVDRDYRQSYKEFGKVVDDLAQGLLALGVQRGEKVAVWATNVPYWVALQFATAKIGAILLTVNTNYRKSELEYLLSQSECENLFIMDGYRDHDFVQTIYDMIPELRNQSRGKLKIDKLPSLKRVMFLGVEKHRGMYSIPEIMAMKAMVSEDEYQERQDSLSPYDVVNMQYTSGTTGFPKGVMLTHVGIGLNGYWIGENQKFTHEDRLCLPVPLFHCFGCVLGVLAAVNHGAALVILENFSPVHIMASVDQERCTALYGVPTMFLAVLEHKMFSKFDYSSLRTGIMAGSICPEPLMKRVIEDMNMTEVTICYGLTEGSPVMTQTLPHDSFERRTQSVGKKMPGIEVRVVDPETGEECPSGTQGEVVCRGYNVMKGYYAMPEATEAAIDDDNWLHSGDLGVMDEDGYVVITGRIKDMIIRGGENIYPREIEEFLYGMDGVHDIQVVGIPSRKYGEEVAAFIINKEGYDLAPEDVRDYCRGKIAWHKVPRYITSIDEYPMTASGKIQKFKLREDYQKYFGEVR, from the coding sequence ATGCAAGCATTCGAACTTCGCGAAAAGACCCTTGGTCAGATTCTTGATGACACCGTTGCAAAGTATCCAGAAAACGATGCTGTTGTATACGTAGACCGTGACTATCGTCAGTCTTACAAAGAATTTGGCAAGGTGGTTGATGATCTGGCGCAAGGGCTTTTGGCTCTTGGTGTCCAGCGGGGCGAAAAAGTTGCCGTTTGGGCAACAAACGTTCCCTATTGGGTTGCACTACAGTTTGCGACAGCAAAAATTGGTGCCATCCTACTAACCGTGAATACCAACTACCGTAAAAGCGAACTAGAATACCTGCTATCTCAGTCTGAATGCGAAAACTTGTTCATTATGGACGGCTATCGCGATCATGATTTTGTTCAGACTATTTACGACATGATTCCGGAATTACGTAATCAGTCTCGCGGCAAGCTTAAAATAGACAAGCTTCCGTCTCTGAAACGCGTTATGTTCCTCGGTGTGGAAAAACACCGCGGCATGTACTCAATTCCAGAAATCATGGCGATGAAAGCTATGGTATCCGAAGACGAATATCAGGAACGGCAGGATTCCCTTTCTCCATACGATGTAGTGAACATGCAGTACACTTCCGGTACTACAGGGTTCCCTAAAGGGGTAATGCTTACACACGTTGGTATCGGTCTTAACGGCTACTGGATTGGTGAAAACCAGAAATTTACGCACGAAGACAGACTATGTCTGCCTGTGCCGCTGTTCCACTGCTTTGGTTGCGTGCTTGGCGTTCTCGCCGCCGTAAACCATGGTGCAGCGCTTGTAATTCTGGAAAACTTTTCACCAGTACACATTATGGCTTCTGTGGATCAGGAGCGTTGTACAGCGCTTTACGGCGTGCCGACAATGTTCCTCGCAGTGCTTGAGCACAAAATGTTCTCCAAGTTCGACTACTCTTCGCTCCGCACAGGCATCATGGCAGGTTCAATCTGCCCTGAACCTCTGATGAAGCGCGTTATCGAAGATATGAACATGACAGAAGTAACTATCTGTTACGGTCTCACAGAAGGTTCTCCGGTAATGACACAAACATTGCCGCATGACAGCTTTGAACGTCGTACCCAGAGTGTCGGTAAAAAAATGCCGGGTATCGAAGTACGTGTTGTTGATCCTGAAACCGGTGAAGAATGCCCAAGCGGAACGCAGGGCGAAGTTGTCTGCCGTGGCTACAACGTCATGAAAGGCTACTACGCAATGCCGGAAGCAACAGAAGCAGCAATCGATGACGATAACTGGCTGCATTCAGGCGATCTCGGTGTAATGGATGAAGACGGCTACGTTGTCATCACAGGGCGTATCAAGGACATGATCATCCGTGGTGGTGAAAACATTTACCCTCGCGAGATTGAAGAATTCCTTTACGGCATGGATGGCGTACATGACATTCAGGTTGTCGGTATCCCAAGCCGCAAATACGGCGAAGAAGTTGCGGCCTTTATTATCAACAAAGAAGGCTACGACCTCGCACCAGAAGATGTACGCGACTACTGCCGCGGAAAAATCGCATGGCACAAAGTTCCACGCTACATCACATCTATCGACGAATATCCGATGACCGCTTCAGGCAAGATTCAGAAATTTAAGCTTCGCGAAGATTACCAAAAGTATTTTGGCGAAGTTCGATAA
- a CDS encoding cupin domain-containing protein, which yields MATEKLGNRIRKFREERGLSRAELAEQADLTELFVTALEEEDLYPSIAPLQKIARALGVRLGTFMDDEISVDPLIVRKACRETDLTMQKAGDKSPSFLFHSLGKGKTDRNMEPFFIHITPETEEDRKISSHQGEEFIVVTSGKLLIRYGKEEHILEAGDSAYFNSIVPHYVGAADGEEAEIYAVIYYPD from the coding sequence ATGGCGACTGAAAAATTAGGAAATCGCATTCGCAAGTTTAGGGAAGAGCGCGGCTTGAGCCGTGCGGAGCTTGCTGAACAGGCTGATTTGACTGAATTATTCGTAACAGCATTGGAAGAAGAAGATTTATACCCTTCCATCGCACCGTTACAGAAAATTGCTCGTGCTCTCGGCGTTCGCCTCGGCACATTCATGGACGATGAAATTTCTGTTGATCCACTTATTGTACGTAAAGCCTGTCGTGAAACAGATCTTACTATGCAAAAAGCTGGCGACAAGAGCCCAAGTTTCCTGTTCCACTCTTTGGGCAAAGGCAAAACTGACCGTAATATGGAGCCGTTCTTCATTCATATTACTCCGGAAACTGAAGAAGACCGTAAAATTTCTTCCCATCAGGGTGAAGAATTTATCGTCGTTACTTCCGGCAAGTTGCTTATTCGTTATGGCAAAGAAGAACACATTCTTGAAGCAGGCGACAGTGCCTATTTCAACTCCATCGTTCCGCATTACGTAGGTGCGGCAGATGGTGAAGAAGCTGAAATCTACGCAGTAATCTACTACCCTGACTAG
- the hypF gene encoding carbamoyltransferase HypF: MTHRVRRKRYIITGQVQGVGFRPFVYRIALGNKVTGTVSNTSDGVFIEVQGDEETLAGFAFDLVDKLPPLAEVTSKTEDELPVVDGEANFTILASEGKKGNRVLISADVATCDDCLRDMSDPDNRRYEYPFTNCTNCGPRYTITKSIPYDRAKTSMSCFPLCPDCKTEYEDPLDRRFHAQPNACDVCGPYVWLTKPDGVEQCRGTEAIKQTAEALAKGEIAAVKGLGGFHLVCMATGKQGQQGIETLRSRKNRWGKPLAVMAKDIETARAIADLTEEEEKLLLTKERPIVLCKQRSDSTLAEVLNPGTQYVGIMLPYTPLHHILFKYFAQQTTELPVLVMTSGNMSSEPIALGNREALKRLHALADVFLLHNRDILVRVDDSVVRVQKDTDKPQFFRRARGFAPRPVFMADKAPSVLGVGPELKNTLCYTRGNEAFVSQHIGDMQNLEVYSFYEEIAEFLPQTLEVTVEAVIHDLHPDYMTTRFAREYGKSHNIPVLGLQHHAAHIYSVLAENKFIGTALGLALDGTGYGEDGTIWGGELLSVNNQSLEHNRLGRLSHIPLPGGETAIHEPWRIAQGILWNAGITAIDKEWTWQKQFGQQSQFLPQLLERNINTPLTSSCGRLFDAVSAMLGICHVVTYEGEAAILLEDAQDLTVKEAYECPLITHDDLIELDSISLFLQCYQDWQQGIETGIMARKFHLGLVQGCAQLVAHTASATGIDTIALSGGVMQSFTIGTELPKALVALGLTVIQHTQLPPNDGCISLGQAAYGRQWLLNQR; this comes from the coding sequence ATGACTCATCGTGTACGCCGCAAGCGCTATATTATTACTGGTCAGGTTCAGGGTGTTGGGTTTCGTCCGTTCGTGTATCGAATTGCCTTGGGTAACAAGGTTACTGGCACTGTAAGTAATACTTCTGATGGAGTGTTTATTGAGGTGCAGGGGGATGAAGAAACACTAGCTGGTTTCGCATTCGACTTGGTAGACAAACTGCCGCCACTGGCGGAGGTTACCTCTAAAACAGAGGATGAACTTCCGGTTGTAGACGGCGAAGCAAATTTTACAATTTTGGCAAGCGAAGGTAAAAAGGGCAACCGTGTCCTTATTAGTGCCGACGTTGCCACCTGCGACGATTGCCTGCGTGACATGTCTGATCCGGACAACCGCAGGTATGAATATCCCTTTACCAACTGTACCAACTGCGGGCCGCGTTACACTATCACAAAATCTATCCCTTATGATAGAGCCAAGACGTCCATGTCTTGTTTCCCATTGTGTCCTGACTGCAAAACGGAATACGAAGATCCGCTGGACAGACGCTTCCATGCGCAGCCTAATGCCTGTGATGTTTGCGGCCCTTATGTGTGGCTGACAAAACCTGATGGTGTTGAACAATGCCGCGGCACAGAGGCTATCAAACAGACTGCTGAAGCCTTGGCAAAAGGCGAAATTGCTGCTGTTAAAGGGCTAGGCGGTTTTCATCTCGTTTGTATGGCAACAGGCAAACAGGGGCAGCAGGGAATTGAAACTTTGCGCTCTCGTAAAAATCGCTGGGGCAAACCGCTTGCTGTTATGGCAAAGGATATTGAAACAGCCCGCGCTATAGCAGACCTCACAGAGGAAGAAGAAAAGCTGTTGCTCACAAAAGAGCGTCCGATTGTTCTCTGCAAACAACGCAGCGATTCCACGCTTGCAGAAGTTCTTAATCCCGGGACGCAGTACGTAGGCATCATGCTTCCGTACACGCCACTTCACCATATTCTTTTCAAATACTTTGCTCAGCAGACAACAGAGTTGCCTGTTCTCGTCATGACATCCGGTAACATGAGCAGCGAGCCAATCGCACTCGGCAACCGTGAAGCGCTCAAGCGTCTGCATGCTCTTGCGGACGTATTCTTACTGCATAATCGAGATATTCTCGTACGTGTTGATGACTCCGTTGTTCGTGTTCAAAAGGATACAGACAAACCACAATTTTTCCGACGAGCCAGAGGTTTTGCCCCGCGCCCAGTATTTATGGCAGATAAAGCGCCGTCCGTTCTTGGCGTAGGCCCTGAACTGAAAAATACGCTCTGTTACACTCGCGGTAATGAAGCATTCGTGTCGCAGCACATTGGCGACATGCAGAATCTAGAAGTTTATTCGTTCTACGAAGAGATAGCCGAATTTCTGCCGCAAACCCTTGAGGTCACCGTCGAGGCAGTCATTCACGACCTGCATCCCGATTACATGACAACTCGCTTTGCCCGCGAGTACGGCAAGTCACATAACATCCCCGTGCTCGGGCTTCAGCACCACGCAGCGCACATCTATAGTGTACTGGCAGAAAATAAATTTATCGGAACCGCCCTAGGGCTTGCGTTAGACGGTACCGGCTATGGTGAAGACGGAACCATATGGGGCGGCGAGCTTCTAAGCGTTAACAACCAGTCATTAGAGCATAACAGGCTCGGCAGATTGTCGCATATTCCGCTTCCCGGTGGTGAAACAGCCATCCACGAACCTTGGCGTATTGCACAAGGAATTCTCTGGAACGCCGGAATTACAGCCATTGACAAAGAATGGACATGGCAAAAGCAGTTCGGCCAACAGTCCCAATTCTTACCGCAGCTACTAGAGCGCAACATTAATACGCCGCTCACGTCCTCCTGTGGACGTTTATTCGATGCAGTTTCCGCCATGCTCGGCATCTGTCATGTCGTAACCTACGAAGGCGAAGCAGCGATTCTTCTAGAGGACGCGCAAGACCTCACAGTGAAAGAAGCCTACGAGTGTCCGCTCATAACGCATGATGACCTCATTGAATTAGACAGCATATCTTTGTTCCTTCAATGTTACCAAGACTGGCAGCAGGGCATAGAAACAGGCATCATGGCCAGAAAATTTCATCTTGGACTCGTTCAAGGTTGTGCACAGCTTGTAGCACACACAGCAAGCGCCACCGGAATCGACACCATAGCTCTTTCGGGCGGAGTCATGCAAAGTTTTACCATAGGCACTGAGTTGCCTAAAGCGCTTGTCGCGCTAGGGCTTACCGTTATTCAGCATACTCAGTTGCCGCCAAACGACGGGTGCATATCACTCGGACAAGCCGCCTACGGCAGGCAATGGCTACTTAACCAGCGTTAG